ACTTGGCAACCGGATTCCTGTGCCAAGGCTTTGAATGCGTCGAGAAGAATCTTCTGGTTTGCTGGATGTTGAGCTGTTTCAGGCTCTTCAATGGCATAGATAATCCCGCGACTACCCGTCTCCTCCATGCGTCGCTCGGCCTCAGCGCGAAAGAAGCTGACGAGTATCATGCGGCGTACACCGCTACCCCGTTTATTCAGCGGAATACCGTCATCGGTATTCATTGACACGGAGAACAAGCCCGTCCACTTCGATTTCGGAGCCTCAGAGAATTCAGGGCTAAGTTCCTTGGCAAGCTCCGGAGCAATCTTCTTGAGCGCATCAAAGGTACGCTTCGCTATTCCTTCTACCTTGTGGCGTACCTGGCGCTGTATCTCAGCAATCTCGTTCTCGACCTCGGCCAGAGCCGCCGCAATAGCCGCTTTCAATGGGCTCTGTACCTCTCCATCAGAATCACGACTGCTGCGATCGCTTTGGAATAGTGCATACATGGGCAAGTGCACTTTGATCTGCTCCCAGATGCGCTTACCATCTTCCTTGGCAACAGGAATGGCCTGTTCTTCCAAATTCAGGTCTTCGCAGGCTGCCCAGATTGCCTTGCGCATGCCAGGATTGCCTTTCAGCGGAACATCAAGCCCAAGCTCCTTGACCTTGGCTTGCAGTTCCTTTTCTTTCAGTTCGTGGAGGTTATTGAAGCCGGGGGTGGAGGGATGATTGGCAATCAGGAAAACTTCTTCCTTCGGCGTCTTCTTCGAGCAGTCATATGTCTTTTCTACAGTAAGCAGGCCATTGCTATCCAGCAAATACTCTTCTGCGAGAGAAGTCTCTGCGGTGGCATCGATCGGCAATGAAGCAGGAAACTCTGAAAACGAGCAGGTAATGGATACTAGATTATCCTTACTGTAAACATTGGCATCTCCCGTCTCTATCTTAACGGCGTCGTTGTTGAAAAATATTTCCAGGGCTTCAAGAATTGTTGATTTTCCAGCATCATTGCGACTAATGACTGTGGTCAGGTCGTCAATTGAAATCGTGACCTCGTCTTTATAGCAGCGGAAGTTCTTGATCGACACCTTTTCCAGTTTCATTTGACTCTCCTTGTATGGCTCTGACTCGGCCCGTAAGAAGGTCGTTCATGAGCCCTTTCTTGATCGATTGCAACCTCTGAAGATGGCAGCCTTCCAGTATCATCCGATCCTCGTGGCTTTTAAGCGTCTCTGCAACAAGGTTCTGCTCGGCCAACTCCGGTAAAGGGATCAACATATCCAAAAACTTGTCCTTCGGAAGGTTTTTCATGCTCCCACTGGTGCCTGTTGCGTGTAGAGCGATATGGCGCTTTGCAGGTGGCGTCGAGAGGAAGAACGACAACCAACGTGCAGAGATCAAGTCTTTATCCTTGAATTTCATGAGCCATAAACGATCGGGAAGGTAAAGGTCGCCAAAAAAACCATCAACATAACCATGCTCTCCAACAAGCTCAGGCGTATTCATTCGACTAACTATAATTGAGTCAGCCTCTGGTCTTACTCGAGCACGGCTGATCTCTTGAGGCAGTACAGCTTTGTTCTCTCTGGGGTAAAATTTGCCACCACTCACTGCGCTCGTCTTCAATACCCCAATCTGACCCGATGCGGCGGGATAATCAAAAGCATTGACGCTAACGCCTGCATCGAGGCTTTCTATTAACTGACGAAGTGGCACGACTCGCCACTCCTTCGGAATCTTCCCCAACACCGAATCCTTGAACTGCTCTGGGTGGGCGATGGGGTCGCGGAGTTGGCCGTTTTCGTCGATGCCTCGGGTGAGGAGGTCGTGGAGCAGGCCTTGCTTGATTTGCTTGAGCTTGGCGATGAGTTGTTCGGTTTTCTGGATGGCGTCGTCGAGGGTGTCGAGGATTTTAGCGATAGCCCTCTGTTGGGCTAAAGACGGTAGCGGAATTTGAATGGATCGGATGTCTCGCAGTACGAGGCGCCTAAGCGCACTCCCTGACATAAAATTTTCATATTGCCGAACAGACTCCTCGTTTCGTAGAACCTGGCCGAGATATGAAGGGTCGAGAGAGTCGTTTGGCTCAATGATGCAAATGGAGGAAAGCACCCCAATTTCCTCCGTTTGCTTATAAACAACGACCCTGCCAACCGTGCCATCTTTAGAGAGAAGCACGTTGCCATCCGTAATGGTGCAGCCCGTGGCCTTGAGTTTCCGGTATGCATCACGTGAAATTCGTGTACATGTGCTGAAGTCGATTTTCCCCGACTTCATATCCTTCACGTTCGCGATCAGATGGCCGCTCTCTTGTGGCGTAGGGCTAAAGTGTGAGCCATCTGTGATGCGGCGTGCGACTTGACGTAACGACGCAAGTGGATAACTTGGTTGATAGGACGCGTCAGACATACCCCAACTCCTTCAAAAACCCCTCCAGCTTCGCCTTCGCTGCATCCCGGTCGGCTTCGATCTCCTGGGCGGGGACCTTGTACTTGTCCCACCAGTTCTCCACCGCCGCGATGACGGCCTGGCGGTGGGCGGTGACGTAGCGCTCGAGTTGTCTGGCCAGGTCGTCGCGGGCGAGGTCGAGCACCAGTTGTTCGGCCTCTTCCGGCGTGAGCGCCAGATGGGCCTCGGTAAGTCGCTGGGCGAGCTGGGCCTTGAGTTGCTTGAGCTGCTTCTTGGTGGCGGTGAGTTGCTTCTTCAGCGCCTTGATCTCGGCCTCGCTCAGCGCGGCTTCGTTGTCGCTGTCTTCGTCGCCTTCCTCGTCGTCGGTCTTGGGCTTGGCGGCCTCGATTTGCCCTTCCAGCTCGGCCTTGCGGCCCTCCACCTGTTCCAGTTCTTGCAGGTAGTCGGGCAGCAGGTGCTGGACCAGCTTGTGGTCGAGTGGGTCAAGTCGGGCGGCCTGTTTTTTGTCGTTGCTATCGAGGGCGTCGAGGATGGTGTCCACCCAGCCTTTCACCAGCCCCTCGAAGCCCTGGGCGGCGAGGGTACGCAGGTCGTACTGGTAGTCATCCCACCAGCTGGCGATGACGCCGGCGATCTTGTAGCGGTCGAGCAGGCCGACCGGCATGAGGGCCGCCTCGAAGCTGTGCAGCAGCTCGGCGCGCAGGGCCATTAGGTCGCGGCGCTCGGGCAATTGGCGCAGGTGCTGTTCGTGGGCCTGCCACCAGGCGGTGAAGGCATCCATCAGGGCCTGTTCCCGGGCTTGCACGCCGGGGTCGGCCTCGATGGTGGCCTTGAGCTGGGCGCGTTCGGTGAGGTGGGGGGGCGAAGTCGTGGTAGCGCTCGTCGCGGTCCACGAACAGCACTTCGGGCTTGAGGCCATGGGCGTCGAGCAAATCCGCCTTGTCGGCGACTTCCTGTTTGGGCACGCCGCCGATCAGGTGGGCGCGCACGTCGTGGGGTTCGGGCGGCGGGCTGTTGTCTGCGTAGCGGCGGATGTTGAGGTTGTAGTCGTTCTCGGCCAGGGTGGCATGGTCCACCACGGCGGCATAGCCGGGCACGTTCTGGAAGTCGTCGTAGCTGCGGACGATTTTCTCGATGTGTTCAGGGCGCAGATAGTTCTGGGCGCGGCCGGCGTGGAATTCGGCATCGGCATTGATGAACAGCACCTTGCCCTGGCGCTCGGCGGGCTTGGCGCCTTCGTGGCTCAGGATGAGGATGCAGGCGGGGATGCCGGTGCCATAGAAGAGGTTGGGCGGCAGACCGATGACCGCCTCCAGGTGGTCGTGCTCGATGAAGGCCTTGCGGATTTCCTTTTCCGCGCCGCCACGGAACAGCACGCCGTGGGGCATGACGGTGGCGACGATGCCGCCGGGGCGGGTCACGGCCAGCATGTGCTGGGCGAACATGAGGTCGGCCTTCTTGCCGGTCTCCGGGCACCAGCCGTATTTGAAGCGCTCGGGAAACGTGATCTCTTCGCGGCTGTAGTTCTGGCTGAAGGGCGGGTTGGTGAGCACATAGTCGAAGCGCATCAGCTCGCCGCCCTCGACATGCTGGGGGCTGGCCAGGGTATCTTCGTTGCGGATATCGGCCTCGGGGATGCCGTGGAGGATCATGTTCATCTTGCAGATGGACCAGACGTTGCCGGCGTTCTCCTGGCCGAACAGGGCGAGGTTGCGCGGGTTGCCGCCGTATTCCTCCACGTAGTGGCGCGACTGGATGAGCATGCCGCCGGAGCCGCAACAGGGATCGTAAACGCGCTTGCCTTCCTCGGGCTTGACCAGCCGCACCATCAGCCGGACCACGTCGCGCGGAGTGTAGAACTCGCCGCCCTTCTTGCCGGCGGAATCGGCGAACTCGGCGATGAGGTATTCGTAGGCGGCACCGAGCAGGTCGGGGAACTCGAAGTCCTCGTTGAGCAGACGGTACTGGTTGAAGTGCAGGATCAGCTCTCGCAGCTTCTTGTCCGGCAGCTTGGTCTGGCCGACCCGGCGGTTGAAGTCGATGTGGCCGAGCACGCCATCCAGCGAAGGGTTCTCGGTTTCCAGCGCGCCCAAGGCCTTGTTCAGGCCCTCGCCCACGTCGCGGTGCAGCTCGTCGCGGATGTAGGCCCAGCGGGCATTGGGTGGCACGTAGAAGGAATCGGTATAGCGCGAGGGCTTCTCGGCGCGCTGCTCGGCCTCTTCCCGGGTGCGTCCCCTGGCCAGGTTCTCGTCGATGATCTGCTGGCGGCGGGCCTCGAAGACATCGGAGCAGCGCTTCAGGAAGAGCATGCCGAAGATGTATTCCTTGAACTCCGAGGCGTCCATCTTGCCGCGCAGGATGTCGGCGGCGGCGAAGAGGTGGCGTTCGAGCTGGGGCAGGGTCAGTTTGGACATCGTTTTCCGGTTCCGGTGTTTTCCAGGTGGCGGCGGCTTTCTCTTGCCAGGCAAGCGTGCGCATGATGCACCGATTCTATCCCCTGTCAGCGGTTTCTACCGAGACCGGGGCTGTTCGTTCTCGTCCCGTCAGGTCTTGGGGGCGCCGCTGAAATCCCGGCTCGAACGGAGTGTCCGACAGCGCTGGCGGGACAAGCGCACCACCGTTTCCTTGACCTGGATCGGAACCCAGCGACTAGGCTCATACTCGGGTTCCCGACGAAGATCCGAGGATGCACAATTTCCTTCGCTCCATTGCCGACAGTCTGCGCGATCTGGCGCCCATCGCGCTGGTCATCGGCTTCTTCCAGGGGGTCGTGCTGCGCCAGCCGATACCCGAACTGGGCGACATCCTGCTCGGCGCCCTGCTGGTGGTCGTCGGCCTGACCCTGTTCGTGCGTGGCCTGGAGATGGGTCTGTTCCCCATCGGCGAGAGCATGGCGCATGCCTTTGCGCGCAAGGGCAGCCTGAACTGGCTGCTGGCCTTCGCCTTCGCCCTGGGCTTCGGCACCACGGTGGCCGACCGGCGCTGATCGCGGTGGCCGACGAGGCGGCCGAGGTGGCCGAGCAGGCCGGCCTGATTGAGCCCGGCGAGGCGCCCCGCCGCAGGTATGCCCTGGGTCTGCGCTACACCGTCGCCTTCTCGGTGGGTTTCGCCATCCTGCTCGGCGTGCTGCGTATCGTGCGCGGCTGGCCCATCCAGTACCTGATCCTCGGCGGTTACCTGGGGGTGGTGGTGATGACGGTCTTCGCGCCGCCGGAGATCGTGGGCATCGCCTACGATTCCGGTGGGGTGACCACCTCCACGGTCACGGTGCCGCTGGTGACCGCCTTGGGCGTGGGCCTGGCGCAGTCGATCCGGGGCCGCAACCCCCTGACCGACGGTTTCGGCCTGATCGCCTTCGCTTCGCTCACCCCCATGATGTTCGTCA
The sequence above is a segment of the endosymbiont of unidentified scaly snail isolate Monju genome. Coding sequences within it:
- a CDS encoding restriction endonuclease subunit S, encoding MSDASYQPSYPLASLRQVARRITDGSHFSPTPQESGHLIANVKDMKSGKIDFSTCTRISRDAYRKLKATGCTITDGNVLLSKDGTVGRVVVYKQTEEIGVLSSICIIEPNDSLDPSYLGQVLRNEESVRQYENFMSGSALRRLVLRDIRSIQIPLPSLAQQRAIAKILDTLDDAIQKTEQLIAKLKQIKQGLLHDLLTRGIDENGQLRDPIAHPEQFKDSVLGKIPKEWRVVPLRQLIESLDAGVSVNAFDYPAASGQIGVLKTSAVSGGKFYPRENKAVLPQEISRARVRPEADSIIVSRMNTPELVGEHGYVDGFFGDLYLPDRLWLMKFKDKDLISARWLSFFLSTPPAKRHIALHATGTSGSMKNLPKDKFLDMLIPLPELAEQNLVAETLKSHEDRMILEGCHLQRLQSIKKGLMNDLLTGRVRAIQGESNETGKGVDQELPLL
- a CDS encoding ATP-binding protein translates to MKLEKVSIKNFRCYKDEVTISIDDLTTVISRNDAGKSTILEALEIFFNNDAVKIETGDANVYSKDNLVSITCSFSEFPASLPIDATAETSLAEEYLLDSNGLLTVEKTYDCSKKTPKEEVFLIANHPSTPGFNNLHELKEKELQAKVKELGLDVPLKGNPGMRKAIWAACEDLNLEEQAIPVAKEDGKRIWEQIKVHLPMYALFQSDRSSRDSDGEVQSPLKAAIAAALAEVENEIAEIQRQVRHKVEGIAKRTFDALKKIAPELAKELSPEFSEAPKSKWTGLFSVSMNTDDGIPLNKRGSGVRRMILVSFFRAEAERRMEETGSRGIIYAIEEPETAQHPANQKILLDAFKALAQESGCQVLLTTHSPEFASELPASSLRFVTRNENGKPIVEDGEEMYSAIAEGLGVLPGSRVRVLVCVEGPTDVTALKCLSAALNADDPTIPDLASESRIAFVVLGGGTLKHWVAEHYLRNLGLPEFHIYDRDVPSYADVVARVQKRRDGSQACQTQKLEIENYLHPDAINDAFGFTFTIEDESNVPADFGVEWANANGHPNPMSPNKAKLQLAERAFPRMTAERIRDRDPNGEVEGWLRTISGLIEGQ